A section of the Ranitomeya imitator isolate aRanImi1 unplaced genomic scaffold, aRanImi1.pri SCAFFOLD_1665, whole genome shotgun sequence genome encodes:
- the LOC138654785 gene encoding polyadenylate-binding protein 1-like: MDDERLKELFSKYGPTRSVKVMTDQNGTSKGFGFVSFKKHEDALKAVNEMNGKDVNGKAIYVGRAQKKLERQPEVRRTFEQINQEWITSSQGVNLYINNLADCIDDRLLHQVFSRYGTIISAKVMMEGRRSKGFGFVCFSAPEEATKAVTEMNGRIVDSKPLYVAFAQCKKDRLAPLANQKKMDHIRIVPNQVINTYQPPPPPSFIMPPASQVQNHAGCCHTVPKPQVVPSPSRTPQSMFN, encoded by the exons ACTGATCAAAATGGGACGTCCAAGGGATTCGGCTTTGTGAGCTTTAAGAAACACGAGGACGCCCTAAAA GCCGTGAATGAAATGAATGGTAAAGATGTGAATGGTAAGGCCATTTATGTTGGAAGAGCCCAGAAGAAGTTGGAAAGACAACCAGAGGTTAGGAGGACGTTCGAGCAAATAAACCAAGAATGGATCACCAGTTCCCAG GGTGTCAATCTCTACATTAACAATCTTGCAGATTGCATTGATGACAGGCTACTGCATCAGGTGTTTTCCCGTTATGGCACCATCATCAGTGCTAAG GTCATGATGGAAGGTAGACGCAGCAAAGGGTTTGGTTTTGTCTGCTTCTCCGCTCCCGAGGAAGCAACCAAAGCGGTCACAGAGATGAACGGAAGGATTGTAGACTCCAAGCCATTGTATGTCGCCTTTGCACAGTGTAAGAAGGATCGGCTAGCTCCTCTAGCCAACCAGAAGAAGATGGATCATATCCGAATTGTACCCAACCAAGTCATCAATACCTACCAACCACCACCACCTCCCAGCTTTATAATGCCACCTGCTTCACAA GTCCAGAACCATGCAGGATGCTGTCATACAGTACCGAAACCGCAGGTTGTGCCAAGTCCTAGCCGGACACCACAAAGTATGTTCAATTAA